The following coding sequences lie in one Musa acuminata AAA Group cultivar baxijiao chromosome BXJ1-8, Cavendish_Baxijiao_AAA, whole genome shotgun sequence genomic window:
- the LOC103996277 gene encoding cytochrome P450 93A2: MKKLCVSELLGGRTLDQLLPIRREEVVALVQTLHDKSQERRAIDMGGELIRFTNNVISRMTMSRRCSGSEGESGEVRRLVEEISELTGKFNLADYIGLCKNLDLQGFDRRLEDVRRRFDGMMEKILKDKEAERAKRTAIGGGAKDLLDMLIDISEDASAEARLTRDNIKAFILDIFVAGTDTSAITMEWALAELINHPEILHKAREELDAVVGKNRLVEESDIPNLPYLQSIVKETLRLHPTGPLILRRSNNDSKIDGYDVPANTTVFVNVWAIGRDPERWSDPLEFYPERFMEKKGEEAMDVRGQHFELIPFGSGRRGCPGASLALQLVQSTVGAMIQCFEWKVGDGGTVVDMAEGPGLTLPRAKPLRCTPLSRLNPLPLPSIPAATSLCS; encoded by the exons ATGAAGAAACTGTGCGTGTCTGAGCTCCTCGGTGGCCGAACCCTCGACCAACTCCTTCCCATCAGGCGCGAAGAGGTCGTGGCCCTCGTGCAAACCTTGCATGACAAGTCCCAGGAAAGGCGAGCTATTGACATGGGAGGCGAACTCATAAGGTTCACAaacaatgtcatctcccggatgacGATGAGCCGCAGGTGTTCGGGCTCGGAAGGGGAGTCTGGGGAGGTCAGAAGGCTGGTTGAGGAGATCTCCGAGCTGACGGGCAAGTTTAACTTGGCTGATTACATCGGACTCTGCAAGAACTTGGACTTGCAAGGTTTTGACAGGAGGCTTGAGGACGTCCGCCGGAGGTTCGACGGCATGATGGAGAAGATCTTAAAGGACAAGGAGGCGGAGAGGGCAAAAAGGACGGCAATAGGAGGTGGAGCGAAGGATTTGTTGGATATGTTGATTGATATATCTGAGGATGCGAGTGCAGAGGCGAGGTTGACCAGAGACAACATCAAAGCTTTTATTTTG GATATCTTCGTTGCTGGCACCGACACATCGGCGATCACAATGGAATGGGCGCTGGCAGAGCTCATCAACCACCCGGAGATACTGCACAAGGCAAGAGAAGAGTTGGACGCAGTCGTCGGCAAGAACAGGCTGGTGGAGGAGTCCGACATACCCAACCTGCCTTACCTCCAATCCATCGTCAAGGAAACGCTGAGGCTGCACCCTACAGGCCCACTCATCTTACGACGATCCAACAACGACAGCAAGATCGACGGGTACGATGTACCGGCGAACACGACGGTGTTCGTCAACGTGTGGGCCATCGGAAGAGACCCCGAGCGCTGGTCGGATCCACTCGAGTTCTACCCAGAACGATTCATGGAGAAGAAGGGGGAAGAGGCCATGGATGTTAGAGGGCAGCATTTCGAGCTAATACCGTTTGGAAGCGGAAGGAGAGGCTGTCCTGGGGCTTCTTTGGCCTTGCAACTCGTCCAGTCTACGGTAGGAGCGATGATACAGTGCTTCGAGTGGAAGGTTGGTGACGGTGGAACGGTGGTGGATATGGCGGAAGGGCCAGGCTTGACGCTTCCGAGGGCGAAACCATTGCGGTGCACGCCGCTGTCACGCCTGAATCCGCTGCCATTGCCCTCGATTCCTGCTGCTACTTCACTGTGTTCTTGA
- the LOC135680415 gene encoding uncharacterized protein LOC135680415, with protein MNSTDRFLSGRANGNAAAIDTELRLGLQQCEAQQPYLCSFCTKSFTSLQTLAGHQMVHRWEVEKLRRKHQAFLARSVAAVRSLDRVKENASTTNLQPPREKKQLAVDDDDDEEEEEDDDDEEEEEEEEYGSVDLELKLRVGGLDLCLRL; from the coding sequence ATGAACAGCACCGACCGTTTCCTCAGTGGCCGTGCAAATGGCAATGCTGCCGCCATCGATACCGAGCTCAGGCTCGGATTGCAACAGTGTGAGGCTCAGCAGCCATACTTGTGCTCATTTTGCACAAAATCTTTCACGAGCTTGCAGACGTTGGCCGGACACCAAATGGTGCACAGATGGGAGGTGGAGAAACTGCGTCGGAAGCACCAGGCTTTCTTGGCACGGTCGGTTGCGGCTGTGAGGTCGCTTGATCGGGTCAAGGAAAATGCTAGTACTACAAACTTGCAGCCGCCGAGAGAGAAGAAGCAACTTGctgtagatgatgatgatgacgaggaagaagaagaagatgatgatgatgaagaagaagaagaagaggaagaatatgGTTCTGTCGATCTGGAACTCAAGTTACGCGTTGGTGGTTTAGACCTTTGCTTGAGGCTCTAA